A genomic region of Metopolophium dirhodum isolate CAU chromosome 1, ASM1992520v1, whole genome shotgun sequence contains the following coding sequences:
- the LOC132933323 gene encoding homeobox protein 2-like, whose protein sequence is MQVGKYSRDRVEELSANIDQLSNSIKKVNFKDNSYNRENSYDRNIYRGFRDNSQNREERSRNYEKESNRYRNNSPYPNKSNYENRERSTDRNYEKPNKHNYSRDNSYDRNHNRQNDRFSRVQNRDRSYSRDRNYNEREIKYDRNSNRSRDNSRSRYYNSDHTRYEQKGASDRSRRGDYDDEGRKNESKKRYNRENSRERTPERYNGYRYEKEFDRVTCYKCNERGHYADQCTIPKND, encoded by the coding sequence atgcaAGTAGGCAAATATTCGAGGGACCGAGTCGAAGAACTAAGTGCAAATATCGATCAATTGagcaattctataaaaaaagtaaattttaaagataattcATATAACAGAGAAAATAGTTATGACAGAAATATTTATAGAGGCTTTAGAGATAACTCACAAAATAGAGAGGAGAGAAGCCGAAATTACGAAAAGGAATCAAACCGTTATAGGAACAATAGCCCGTATCCGAATAAATCGAATTATGAAAACAGAGAACGAAGCACCGACCGAAACTACGAAAAacctaataaacataattactcTAGAGATAATAGTTACGACCGAAATCATAATAGACAAAATGACAGATTCAGTAGAGTTCAGAACAGAGACAGATCTTACTCCAGGGATAGGAATTACAATGAAAGGGAAATAAAATATGACAGAAATTCTAATAGAAGTAGAGATAACAGCAGatctagatattataatagtgatcaTACGAGGTATGAACAGAAAGGAGCCAGCGATAGATCAAGGAGGGGTGACTACGATGACGAGGGTAGAAAAAATGAGTCCAAAAAACGATATAACAGAGAAAATAGTCGAGAAAGAACGCCAGAACGTTATAATGGATACCGTTACGAGAAAGAATTTGATAGAGTCACTTGTTACAAGTGTAATGAAAGGGGACACTATGCAGACCAATGTACAATTCCAAAAAACGATTAA
- the LOC132933325 gene encoding uncharacterized protein LOC132933325 → MRGPTVQEELFSILARFRMHQYVITSDVEKMFRQISVDPEDQDLQCILWREKPSDSLRTFKLTTVTYGTTSASFMATQCLVSLAEIEKNRYPEAASAIRRDFYMDDLMTGAETIAGCIQLQTQINNILSSARLPLRKWCSNSDEILTDVVKEQRQLLFVIRAEAEDVVKSLGLCWKPVQDEFIFQLASIPKRAKVTKRMLLSDLNKIFDPLGFLTPVLITGKIFLQRLWQIKVEWDSPLPIEIQTKWELFHQQLEELGSLSIARKCKPCVSEQIELHGFCDASQEAYGACIYVRTKGIDEDGQVYSRLLCSKSRVAPLKGLTIPRLELCGALVLAQLAIKVASAWDIDVKCFHLWTDSTVVLGWLNSHVTRLKTFVANRVEQILEITDPKQWRYVKTEENPADLVSRGVKPHELDVCSKWWNGPVWLSQARDKWNVVDTPTQDISELPEQRPNQLTLLAVNPLKDITTKYSTWSRLLRAVAWILRFVKYVTSKCQAQQTSYLSVRDLRDAENFLIRRAQAEEFGEEIKALNDQKEIPHSSKLQALNPVIRNELLVVGGRLTNADISEEQKRPIVLPADHTITQLIFKDRHRNLLHVGPQALLADIRRRYWPLRGRMIARSVVKQCVTCIRAKPSFQYPLMAPLPKDRVICSRPFTTTGVDFAGPLTIRSGIRGRPGKKAWVAMFICFATKAIHIEVVEELTKNAFIAALRRFSARRGKPATIWSDNGTNFVGAQRELTAYTKNIEAELANEGISWRFNPPASPHFGGLWEASVKSAKHHLNRVMKQACLTLSELQTLLCQIEACLNSRPLTPLSSDPNDLEPLTPAHFLIGGPITLPPEPDVPEDNMVGLRRWKLVQGILQTFWNRWRNEYLPQLQIRGKWRTRREALKVTDIVIVKEDNLAPTKWKIARVTNLHPEEDGHVRVVTIRTSSGTEMRRPVVKSCHLPVLEGEQTVGN, encoded by the coding sequence ATGCGTGGACCAACCGTCCAAGAAGAACTATTTTCCATTCTGGCACGATTTCGAATGCACCAATATGTCATCACCTCTGATGTAGAGAAAATGTTCAGGCAGATATCCGTGGATCCCGAAGATCAGGATCTTCAGTGTATTTTGTGGCGTGAAAAACCGAGTGACAGTCTGCGAACATTTAAACTAACCACTGTAACTTATGGGACCACCTCAGCGTCATTCATGGCGACGCAATGTCTCGTGTCCCTAGCTGAGATAGAGAAAAACAGATACCCCGAAGCTGCATCTGCCATCCGTCGTGACTTCTACATGGATGATCTCATGACGGGAGCAGAAACGATAGCAGGATGTATTCAACTACAAACACAGATTAACAACATTCTAAGCTCAGCCAGATTGCCACTCAGAAAGTGGTGTTCCAACTCAGATGAGATCCTTACTGATGTGGTCAAGGAGCAAAGGCAGCTTTTGTTTGTGATCCGTGCGGAGGCAGAAGATGTCGTCAAGTCGCTTGGATTATGCTGGAAGCCAGTTCAAGATGAGTTCATATTCCAACTAGCGTCCATACCCAAAAGAGCTAAAGTTACAAAGAGGATGTTGCTGTCtgatcttaataaaatatttgatccaCTTGGCTTTTTGACTCCTGTGCTTATCACGGGAAAAATATTTCTGCAGCGGCTTTGGCAGATTAAGGTTGAATGGGATAGTCCCTTACCCATAGAGATACAGACAAAATGGGAATTATTCCATCAGCAACTCGAAGAACTAGGGTCATTGTCGATTGCTAGAAAGTGCAAGCCCTGTGTAAGTGAGCAAATTGAACTACATGGTTTTTGTGATGCCTCACAAGAAGCATATGGAGCGTGCATATACGTGAGAACGAAGGGCATAGACGAGGATGGACAAGTTTATAGCAGATTGCTGTGTTCAAAGTCACGAGTAGCACCACTTAAAGGGTTGACGATTCCAAGACTTGAGTTATGTGGAGCCCTAGTTCTAGCTCAGCTTGCTATTAAGGTGGCGTCGGCGTGGGATATTGACGTTAAGTGCTTCCACCTTTGGACCGATTCTACTGTGGTGTTAGGATGGCTCAATAGCCACGTCACCAGACTAAAAACGTTTGTAGCAAATCGCGTCGAGCAAATATTAGAGATAACTGATCCGAAGCAATGGAGGTATGTCAAGACTGAAGAGAATCCTGCTGATTTAGTCTCAAGAGGAGTTAAACCACACGAGCTAGATGTTTGCAGCAAGTGGTGGAATGGGCCAGTGTGGTTGTCCCAGGCAAGGGACAAATGGAACGTTGTTGATACTCCCACACAAGACATTTCAGAACTCCCAGAACAGCGTCCTAACCAGCTAACGTTACTGGCAGTAAACCCGCTAAAGGATATTACGACCAAATACTCCACGTGGAGTCGTCTTCTACGTGCAGTTGCATGGATTCTGCGATTCGTTAAGTACGTCACATCCAAATGTCAAGCACAACAAACGAGTTACTTATCAGTTCGAGATCTCAGAGATGCTGAAAATTTCTTAATACGAAGAGCGCAAGCAGAAGAGTTTGGAGAGGAGATCAAAGCATTAAACGATCAGAAGGAGATACCACACAGCAGTAAGTTACAGGCTTTAAACCCAGTAATAAGAAACGAGTTATTAGTAGTAGGTGGTCGTTTAACCAATGCCGACATTTCAGAAGAGCAAAAAAGGCCAATTGTGCTACCCGCAGATCATACAATTACACAACTTATTTTCAAGGATCGACATCGGAATCTGCTACATGTTGGCCCGCAAGCACTCTTAGCTGATATAAGGCGCCGTTACTGGCCTCTGCGTGGGCGAATGATTGCAAGATCCGTTGTAAAACAATGTGTAACATGTATTCGAGCTAAGCCATCATTTCAATATCCCTTAATGGCTCCATTGCCCAAGGATAGAGTTATCTGTAGTCGACCATTCACAACTACTGGGGTAGACTTCGCAGGGCCGTTAACCATTCGTAGTGGGATTCGAGGACGTCCGGGTAAAAAGGCATGGGTGGCTATGTTCATCTGCTTCGCAACCAAGGCAATTCATATTGAAGTGGTAGAGGAATTAACTAAAAATGCCTTCATAGCTGCGCTTAGGAGGTTTAGTGCAAGGAGAGGTAAACCTGCCACAATTTGGAGTGATAATGGTACGAACTTTGTTGGAGCGCAAAGGGAGCTAACAGCATATACGAAGAACATTGAAGCGGAACTAGCCAATGAAGGGATCAGCTGGCGTTTTAACCCACCAGCTAGTCCACATTTTGGAGGATTGTGGGAAGCTTCGGTAAAAAGTGCTAAACATCATTTGAATAGGGTTATGAAGCAGGCATGTTTAACGTTAAGTGAGCTTCAGACATTACTGTGCCAAATAGAAGCCTGTCTCAACTCGCGTCCGTTAACGCCATTAAGTAGTGATCCGAACGATCTTGAACCTCTGACACCGGCCCACTTCCTCATAGGGGGACCCATAACTCTACCCCCTGAGCCAGATGTGCCGGAAGATAATATGGTTGGGTTACGTAGATGGAAGTTGGTCCAAGggatattacaaacattttggaACAGATGGCGGAATGAGTATCTTCCCCAACTTCAAATTAGAGGAAAGTGGAGAACCAGAAGAGAGGCATTAAAGGTTACCGATATAGTGATTGTAAAAGAAGATAATTTGGCTCCCACCAAGTGGAAAATAGCACGTGTAACAAACCTACACCCAGAAGAGGACGGTCATGTAAGAGTCGTTACCATACGTACATCAAGCGGTACAGAGATGAGGCGTCCAGTAGTTAAATCATGTCATTTGCCAGTACTCGAAGGAGAGCAAACAGttggaaattaa
- the LOC132935674 gene encoding uncharacterized protein LOC132935674, with amino-acid sequence MSDSLDIDIERLITSVQSRVVLWDKTSEKYKDKFKTLEAWKAVCTEIVDGYEDFDDSKKNDIGKHVLKKWTQVRDSYRKSLGKTKAAKKSGSGVVKVKAYVYSSQLQFLDKIFEERNTEDTLSQNIDDCGDEDAMVETGENPVEQVPSTSSDGAAEKPKSPFKKPVTKKRKMDPVELEMISALREPVNRHLSFFKGLLPSLEDFNEFDTIDFQMEVLKIVKNIRERKYQQQTQPVYNQHHPPLCSSSVSQLQTEPQISAGQYYEKTAHYLSSPNPSYSSHSVSDDSSDYLFNLN; translated from the exons ATGTCTGATTCACTTGACATTGATATTGAGCGGCTGATTACATCAGTCCAATCACGTGTAGTGCTGTGGGACAAAACAAGTGAAAAGtataaagataaatttaagACGCTGGAAGCATGGAAAGCTGTTTGTACGGAAATCGTAGACGGCTACGAAGATTTTGAcgactctaaaaaaaatgatatcg GTAAACATGTTCTAAAAAAGTGGACGCAAGTGAGAGACTCGTACCGAAAATCATTAGGAAAAACTAAGGCTGCTAAGAAATCGGGATCTGGGGTGGTAAAAGTAAAAGCCTACGTTTATTCATCTCAGTTGCAATTCCTTGACAAAATATTCGAAGAAAGAAATACAGAAGACACTTTGTCACAAAATATTGACGATTGTGGTGATGAGGATGCCATGGTTGAAACAGGAGAGAACCCTGTGGAACAAGTTCCAAGTACATCGAGTGATGGAGCGGCTGAAAAACCTAAATCACCTTTCAAAAAACCCGTTACCAAGAAACGAAAAATGGATCCTGTTGAATTAGAAATGATTTCAGCCTTAAGAGAACCAGTAAATCGGCACCTCTCATTTTTCAAAGGATTACTCCCTTCTCTTGaagattttaatgaatttgataCAATTGATTTTCAAATGGAGGTATTGAAAATCGTTAAGAACATCAGGGAGCGGAAGTATCAGCAGCAGACACAACCGGTCTACAACCAACATCATCCACCTTTATGTAGTAGTTCAGTTTCCCAGCTACAAACTGAACCGCAAATATCCGCTGGTCAATACTATGAGAAAACTGCCCACTATCTTTCAAGCCCAAACCCTAGCTACAGCTCCCATTCGGTTTCCGATGATAGttcagattatttatttaatttaaattga
- the LOC132935234 gene encoding uncharacterized protein LOC132935234 isoform X2: MHVQMGTSIFHKKRFKNEWIYVTNYDLVFITCDEDKESTSHTLKGVGILKLNETCKGYAARDVLLPGKVDYKSEYMDFNPKSALEPIRDMPFTDNDNLMENYHVKTNNMEDLHKVSGSNKQLEKQQKVDNKINELQDTQERNDYILYVITSSIFMAVIILIINMVKTKTVTNHTEVAQSQEETEELNANPVMSLRGVDMVEFPLAPRNSPTGYPTLRTFLN; this comes from the coding sequence ATGCACGTACAAATGGGTACATCCATCTTTcacaaaaaacgattcaaaaACGAGTGGATCTACGTCACTAACTACGATTTAGTATTCATCACCTGCGACGAAGATAAAGAATCCACCAGCCATACACTAAAAGGTGTAGGTATCTTAAAACTAAACGAAACTTGTAAAGGGTACGCCGCTAGAGACGTACTCTTACCAGGAAAAGTCGATTACAAATCAGAATATATGGATTTCAACCCAAAATCAGCTTTAGAACCCATAAGGGATATGCCGTTCACCGACAACGACAACTTAATGGAAAACTAccatgttaaaacaaataacatggaGGACCTACATAAAGTGTCAGGTTCGAACAAGCAAttagaaaaacaacaaaaagtcGACAATAAAATCAACGAGCTACAAGACACACAGGAACGTAAcgattatatactatatgtaataacaagtagtatttttatggcagtaatcatattaataataaatatggttaaaacaaaaacagtaaCAAACCACACGGAAGTAGCACAGTCACAGGAAGAAACAGAGGAACTTAATGCAAACCCAGTGATGTCATTAAGAGGAGTCGACATGGTCGAGTTTCCACTCGCGCCAAGAAACAGCCCTACCGGCTACCCAACACTGCGAACATTCTTGAATTAG
- the LOC132935234 gene encoding uncharacterized protein LOC132935234 isoform X1, whose protein sequence is MNSTFKIPEYATVDFEFCSYNRDHLILISGAIMGRYQPGIITKLEGRALHLQENRAVTDQEWKHLVKHLQYIFKDKLNLLYPVLAQLYDSDHTVSPNLTQPRIKQQLDKYDAILTWEGSTDKQILQLLDITKPIFSLRGWDLHMDGNFVLLITDYGDNQPIASIPIGKYRKNGRSLKLNEAHTLMCSDLYFHGGLEAHDPRADVQWTRCLFLQIYKKHRDIINEAVWAKQEKKRNILPAPI, encoded by the exons ATGAATTCTACATT taaaatacCCGAGTACGCGACAGTAGATTTCGAATTTTGCAGCTACAACCGAGAccacttaatattaatatcgggCGCCATCATGGGGCGATACCAGCCAGGTATCATTACAAAATTAGAGGGGCGCGCATTACACTTACAGGAAAATCGAGCCGTAACCGATCAAGAGTGGAAACACCTAGTGAAACACttgcaatatatatttaaagacaaaCTTAACTTACTATATCCAGTACTTGCCCAACTTTATGATTCTGACCACACTGTTTCACCAAATCTTACGCAACCACGAATTAAGCAACAGCTAGACAAATATGACGCAATATTAACCTGGGAGGGTAGCACAGATAAACAAATCCTCCAGCTGCTTGACATAACCAAACCCATTTTTTCACTACGTGGGTGGGATCTCCATATGGACggaaattttgttttactaatAACCGATTATGGGGACAATCAACCCATAGCTTCCATTCCGATAggaaaatacagaaaaaacgGGCGATCGCTTAAACTCAACGAGGCACATACCCTTATGTGTAGCGATCTTTATTTTCACGGGGGGCTTGAAGCTCATGACCCCCGAGCCGATGTCCAATGGACAAGGTGCCTGTTTttgcaaatatataaaaaacataggGATATCATTAACGAAGCGGTGTGGGCGAAACAAGAAAAGAAAAGGAATATTCTTCCCGCACCAATATGa